The Geotrypetes seraphini chromosome 8, aGeoSer1.1, whole genome shotgun sequence genome includes a region encoding these proteins:
- the LOC117364743 gene encoding ATP synthase subunit g, mitochondrial-like gives MAQAAQRLIKTVVTRTLQLVSAAVTYSKPRLATFWYSAKVELVPPTPAEIPKSIESMKKMVSGRLTQLTVKEALRNGLVATEVLTWFYIGEIIGKYGLIGYNI, from the coding sequence ATGGCACAAGCTGCCCAGAGGCTTATTAAGACTGTCGTCACCCGGACACTGCAGCTTGTGAGCGCTGCTGTGACTTACTCCAAGCCCCGTTTAGCCACATTTTGGTACTCTGCCAAGGTTGAGCTAGTTCCTCCAACTCCTGCAGAGATCCCTAAGTCTATAGAGAGCATGAAAAAGATGGTCAGTGGCCGTCTTACACAGCTCACAGTAAAGGAAGCCCTCCGGAATGGTTTAGTAGCCACAGAGGTGCTGACGTGGTTTTATATTGGAGAGATCATTGGCAAGTATGGGTTAATTGGTTACAACATTTGA